A region of Shewanella psychromarinicola DNA encodes the following proteins:
- a CDS encoding thiopurine S-methyltransferase, with the protein MEPSFWHEKWQLQEIGFHQYQVNPFLVKYWPRIGLAENSKVFVPLCGKSLDMFYLAEKRHTVLGCELNTLAVEQFFTDNDLAYQVTHTDDHAVFSTDQVTLYQGDIFTLPTSVTTSIGGFYDRAALIAWPEAMRQQYVKALAALIPANVSGLLITLDYPQESLKGPPFAVSPSWVETYLRPYFNIELLECVDVLADNPRFVNKQVPWLNEAVYKLTRKP; encoded by the coding sequence ATGGAACCCAGCTTTTGGCATGAAAAATGGCAATTACAAGAAATCGGTTTTCATCAATACCAAGTGAACCCTTTTTTAGTAAAATATTGGCCGCGTATAGGCTTGGCTGAAAATAGTAAGGTATTTGTTCCTTTATGTGGCAAATCGTTGGATATGTTTTATTTGGCCGAGAAACGTCATACGGTGCTGGGGTGTGAATTAAATACCTTAGCCGTTGAACAATTTTTTACAGATAATGATCTTGCTTATCAAGTTACCCATACCGATGATCACGCGGTATTCTCCACAGATCAAGTGACCTTATATCAAGGTGATATTTTTACGTTGCCCACAAGTGTAACAACATCTATTGGTGGTTTTTACGATCGCGCTGCGCTGATTGCGTGGCCAGAAGCAATGCGTCAACAGTATGTTAAAGCACTCGCTGCGCTTATTCCTGCCAATGTCAGTGGATTACTCATTACCCTTGATTACCCACAAGAGAGCCTAAAAGGGCCACCATTTGCAGTCAGTCCAAGTTGGGTTGAAACCTATTTAAGGCCTTATTTCAATATTGAATTACTGGAGTGCGTGGACGTGTTGGCCGATAATCCGAGGTTTGTTAATAAACAGGTTCCTTGGCTTAATGAAGCTGTGTATAAATTGACTCGAAAGCCATAA